In Nocardioides sp. zg-1228, a single window of DNA contains:
- the metK gene encoding methionine adenosyltransferase codes for MAGRLFTSESVTEGHPDKIADRISDSVLDHLMATDPDKANLRVAVETLLTTGLVVVAGEVRTGAYAPVADIVRRAILEIGYDSSEKGFDGHTCGVQVAIGAQSTDIAAGVDAGHESRVGSSEDELDKRGAGDQGLMFGYACDDTPQLMPLPITIAQRLAQRLTQVRKSGTLGYLRPDGKTQVTIEYDEDDRPVRVDTVVLSTQHDPGVEHAQLEAEIKQHVIDPVLADVDLPSEGYRMLVNPTGTFVIGGPMGDAGLTGRKIIVDTYGGMARHGGGAFSGKDPSKVDRSAAYAMRWVAKNVVAAGLARRCEAQVAYAIGKAAPVGVFIETFGTGVVSDELIQDAVLEVFDLRPAAIIRDLDLLRPIYAETSAYGHFGRELPEFTWENTDRADKLKAAAGV; via the coding sequence GTGGCTGGACGCCTGTTCACCTCCGAGTCCGTGACCGAGGGGCACCCCGACAAGATCGCCGACCGCATCAGCGACTCGGTGCTCGACCACCTCATGGCCACCGACCCCGACAAGGCCAACCTGCGGGTGGCCGTCGAGACGCTGCTGACCACCGGACTCGTGGTCGTCGCCGGCGAGGTGCGCACGGGTGCCTACGCACCGGTCGCCGACATCGTCCGCAGGGCGATCCTCGAGATCGGCTACGACTCCTCGGAGAAGGGCTTCGACGGCCACACGTGCGGCGTCCAGGTCGCCATCGGCGCCCAGTCGACCGACATCGCCGCCGGCGTCGACGCCGGCCACGAGTCGCGCGTCGGCTCGTCGGAGGACGAGCTCGACAAGCGCGGCGCGGGCGACCAGGGCCTGATGTTCGGCTACGCCTGCGACGACACCCCGCAGCTGATGCCGCTCCCGATCACCATCGCGCAGCGGCTCGCCCAGCGCCTGACGCAGGTCCGCAAGAGCGGGACGCTCGGCTACCTGCGTCCCGACGGCAAGACCCAGGTGACGATCGAGTACGACGAGGACGACCGCCCGGTGCGCGTCGACACCGTCGTGCTGTCCACCCAGCACGACCCCGGCGTCGAGCACGCCCAGCTCGAGGCCGAGATCAAGCAGCACGTCATCGACCCCGTGCTCGCCGACGTCGACCTGCCCTCCGAGGGCTACCGCATGCTGGTCAACCCGACCGGCACCTTCGTCATCGGCGGCCCGATGGGTGACGCCGGCCTGACCGGTCGCAAGATCATCGTCGACACCTACGGCGGGATGGCCCGCCACGGTGGCGGCGCGTTCTCCGGCAAGGACCCCTCGAAGGTCGACCGCTCCGCCGCCTACGCCATGCGCTGGGTCGCGAAGAACGTCGTCGCGGCCGGGCTGGCCCGCCGGTGCGAGGCCCAGGTCGCCTACGCGATCGGCAAGGCCGCCCCGGTCGGCGTGTTCATCGAGACCTTCGGCACCGGCGTCGTGTCCGACGAGTTGATCCAGGACGCCGTCCTCGAGGTCTTCGACCTGCGTCCGGCCGCGATCATCCGCGACCTCGACCTGCTCCGCCCGATCTACGCCGAGACCTCCGCCTACGGCCACTTCGGCCGCGAGCTGCCGGAGTTCACCTGGGAGAACACCGACCGCGCCGACAAGCTGAAGGCCGCCGCGGGCGTCTGA
- the coaBC gene encoding bifunctional phosphopantothenoylcysteine decarboxylase/phosphopantothenate--cysteine ligase CoaBC — MTARVVLGVSGGIAAYKSCELLRRFTESGHDVTVVPTASALEFVGAPTWAALSGKPVATDVWTGVHAVPHVHIGQQADVVVVAPATADLLARAAHGLADDLLTNTLLTARCPVVFAPAMHTEMWEHPATQANVATLRQRGAVVIEPAVGRLTGADTGKGRLPEPGPIFELVREVLDRGADAPQDLAGRKVVVSAGGTREYLDPVRFLGNRSSGLQGYALARAAAARGAHVTLVSANVSLVDPAGASVVRVETTAQLREAVVAATATADAVVMAAAPADFRPTSTSEAKIKKADDGSAPAIALEQNPDILAEISHDRAREDAVIVGFAAETGDATGSVLDLGRAKLARKGCDLLVVNDVSGGAVFGSADNEAVVLGSDGAAVEVPRGTKTALAHVIWDEVVRRFAD, encoded by the coding sequence ATGACCGCACGGGTCGTCCTGGGCGTCTCCGGCGGGATCGCGGCCTACAAGTCCTGCGAGCTGCTGCGCCGGTTCACCGAGTCGGGGCACGACGTCACCGTCGTGCCCACGGCCTCCGCGCTGGAGTTCGTCGGCGCGCCCACGTGGGCCGCGCTCTCGGGCAAGCCGGTCGCGACCGACGTGTGGACCGGCGTCCACGCCGTGCCCCACGTCCACATCGGCCAGCAGGCCGACGTGGTCGTGGTCGCTCCGGCGACCGCCGACCTGCTCGCGCGAGCAGCGCACGGCCTTGCGGACGACCTCCTCACCAACACCCTGCTCACGGCCCGCTGCCCGGTGGTGTTCGCCCCGGCGATGCACACCGAGATGTGGGAGCACCCCGCGACCCAGGCCAACGTCGCGACGCTGCGCCAGCGGGGAGCGGTCGTCATCGAGCCCGCCGTGGGGCGCCTCACCGGCGCCGACACCGGCAAGGGCCGCCTTCCCGAGCCCGGTCCGATCTTCGAGCTCGTGCGCGAGGTCCTCGACCGCGGCGCCGACGCCCCGCAGGACCTCGCCGGGCGCAAGGTCGTCGTGTCCGCCGGGGGCACCCGCGAGTACCTCGACCCGGTCCGCTTCCTCGGCAACCGGTCCTCGGGCCTGCAGGGCTACGCCCTCGCCCGGGCCGCCGCCGCGCGGGGCGCGCACGTCACCCTGGTCAGCGCCAACGTCAGCCTCGTCGACCCGGCCGGCGCCAGCGTCGTACGCGTCGAGACCACCGCGCAGCTGCGCGAGGCGGTCGTCGCCGCGACCGCCACGGCCGACGCGGTCGTGATGGCGGCGGCTCCCGCCGACTTCCGGCCCACCTCGACGAGCGAGGCGAAGATCAAGAAGGCCGACGACGGCTCGGCGCCCGCCATCGCGCTCGAGCAGAATCCCGACATCCTGGCCGAGATCTCCCACGACCGGGCCCGCGAGGACGCCGTCATCGTCGGCTTCGCCGCCGAGACCGGCGACGCCACCGGCTCCGTGCTCGACCTCGGGCGGGCCAAGCTCGCGCGCAAGGGCTGCGACCTGCTCGTCGTCAACGACGTCAGCGGCGGAGCGGTCTTCGGCAGCGCCGACAACGAGGCCGTGGTGCTCGGCTCCGACGGCGCGGCCGTCGAGGTGCCCCGCGGCACCAAGACCGCCCTGGCCCACGTGATCTGGGACGAGGTCGTCCGGCGATTCGCCGACTGA
- the gmk gene encoding guanylate kinase, translating into MTDPAPTPADDQPGPRASRSRLIVLAGPTAVGKGTVAAAVRDTHPEVWISVSATTRAPRPGEEHGVHYWFVSDEEFDAMIARGELLEWAVVHGAARYGTPRGPVDAALAAGRPAMLEIDLQGARQVRETMPEALFVFLKPPSWEELVRRLVGRGTETEAQRERRLETARAELAAESEFDVTIVNHEVHAAADELVALMVGPAPSTPSTTD; encoded by the coding sequence GTGACCGACCCCGCTCCGACGCCCGCCGACGACCAGCCCGGCCCCCGGGCGTCCCGTTCGCGCCTGATCGTCCTCGCCGGTCCGACGGCCGTCGGCAAGGGGACGGTCGCCGCCGCGGTGCGCGACACGCACCCCGAGGTGTGGATCTCGGTCTCCGCCACCACCCGCGCCCCGCGCCCGGGTGAGGAGCACGGCGTCCACTACTGGTTCGTCTCCGACGAGGAGTTCGACGCGATGATCGCCAGGGGCGAGCTGCTCGAGTGGGCCGTCGTCCATGGCGCCGCCCGCTACGGCACCCCCCGCGGGCCCGTCGACGCCGCGCTGGCAGCGGGTCGCCCGGCGATGCTGGAGATCGACCTGCAGGGCGCGCGCCAGGTGCGCGAGACGATGCCCGAGGCGCTGTTCGTGTTCCTCAAGCCGCCGTCGTGGGAGGAGCTCGTCCGCCGCCTGGTCGGCCGCGGCACCGAGACCGAGGCCCAGCGCGAGCGCCGGCTGGAGACCGCCCGGGCCGAGCTGGCCGCGGAGAGTGAGTTCGACGTCACCATCGTCAACCACGAAGTTCACGCCGCAGCCGACGAGTTGGTAGCCTTGATGGTTGGACCCGCTCCGTCCACCCCCTCCACCACCGACTAG
- the pyrF gene encoding orotidine-5'-phosphate decarboxylase, whose protein sequence is MTPFGTRLAHAIEDRGRFCVGIDPHSGLLREWGLDDDVASLERFALTVVEAVAPVVGVVKPQSAFYERFGSRGIAVLERVVAESRAAGALVLMDAKRGDIGSTSQAYADAYLDPTSPLGSDAVTASPYLGFGSLAPMIEAGRRHGGGVFVLALTSNKEGPEVQHARSGDATVAGTVLAHLREANAGAEPVGSFGAVVGATIGDTDEDLDINGPLLVPGYGAQGGTVDDLTRILGAAARWALPSSSREVLRAGPDVAALRDAARRGNDAVRGLGA, encoded by the coding sequence ATGACCCCGTTCGGCACCCGCCTGGCCCACGCCATCGAGGACCGGGGGAGGTTCTGCGTGGGCATCGACCCGCACTCCGGGCTGCTGCGCGAGTGGGGGCTCGACGACGACGTCGCCTCGTTGGAGCGCTTCGCGCTCACCGTCGTCGAGGCGGTCGCCCCGGTGGTCGGTGTCGTCAAGCCGCAGAGCGCGTTCTACGAGCGCTTCGGCAGCCGCGGCATCGCCGTGCTCGAGCGGGTGGTGGCCGAGTCGCGGGCTGCGGGGGCGCTCGTGCTGATGGACGCCAAGCGCGGTGACATCGGCTCGACGAGCCAGGCCTACGCCGACGCCTACCTCGATCCCACCTCGCCGCTCGGCTCGGACGCCGTCACGGCGAGCCCCTACCTCGGGTTCGGGTCGCTCGCGCCCATGATCGAGGCCGGGCGGCGCCACGGCGGCGGGGTGTTCGTCCTCGCGCTGACCTCCAACAAGGAGGGCCCGGAGGTGCAGCACGCCCGCAGCGGCGACGCGACGGTCGCGGGCACGGTGCTGGCCCACCTGCGGGAGGCCAACGCCGGGGCGGAGCCGGTCGGCTCCTTCGGCGCCGTGGTCGGGGCGACGATCGGCGACACCGACGAGGACCTCGACATCAACGGGCCGCTGCTGGTGCCGGGCTACGGCGCCCAGGGCGGCACGGTGGACGACCTGACCCGCATCCTCGGCGCCGCGGCGCGCTGGGCGCTGCCGAGCTCCTCGCGCGAGGTGCTGCGGGCCGGGCCCGACGTGGCCGCGCTGCGCGACGCCGCCCGGCGGGGCAACGACGCCGTGCGGGGCCTCGGGGCGTGA
- a CDS encoding dihydroorotate dehydrogenase electron transfer subunit, with the protein MAEPRPVPGGGQASDRTRDRDRVHPSVPSSVHVDGAVVGTKRAGRYRHLTLTAPGVPERFRAGNFVAVSVAGHVARRALWIHRVRASSAFGPTLDVVVEPRGSGTRWLAAQPVGARIAITGPLGRPFALPKDAVSCLLVGEGYAAAPLFPLAERLRERGCAVSLVVSAPDESRLLSALEARRSARSVTVLTADGSVGLRGPVADHVDDLVRRSDADVVYAAGPHDVLRSAAAAAERAGAWSQVAVEAPTPCGTGLCHGCPLPVVGEDGVERVVRACTEGPVVRGDRVQWDAL; encoded by the coding sequence ATGGCTGAGCCACGGCCGGTGCCGGGCGGCGGGCAGGCGAGCGACCGGACCAGGGACCGGGACCGCGTCCACCCCAGCGTCCCCTCCAGCGTCCATGTCGACGGCGCGGTCGTCGGCACCAAGCGCGCCGGGCGCTACCGCCACCTGACCCTGACCGCGCCGGGCGTGCCCGAGCGCTTCCGGGCCGGCAACTTCGTGGCCGTCAGCGTCGCCGGGCACGTCGCGCGGCGTGCGCTGTGGATCCACCGGGTGCGCGCGTCGAGCGCGTTCGGCCCCACCCTCGACGTCGTCGTGGAGCCCCGGGGGAGCGGCACCCGGTGGCTCGCCGCCCAGCCCGTCGGCGCGCGGATCGCGATCACCGGACCACTGGGGCGGCCCTTCGCGCTGCCCAAGGACGCCGTGTCGTGCCTGCTCGTCGGGGAGGGCTACGCCGCCGCGCCCCTCTTCCCGCTCGCCGAACGCCTGCGCGAGCGCGGCTGCGCGGTGTCGCTGGTGGTCTCCGCCCCCGACGAGTCGCGCCTGCTGTCGGCCCTCGAGGCCCGCCGGTCCGCCCGGTCCGTCACCGTGCTCACCGCCGACGGCTCGGTCGGCCTGCGCGGGCCGGTCGCCGACCACGTCGACGACCTCGTCCGCCGCAGCGACGCCGACGTCGTCTACGCCGCCGGCCCCCACGACGTCCTCCGCAGCGCCGCGGCAGCCGCCGAGCGTGCGGGCGCCTGGAGCCAGGTCGCCGTGGAGGCGCCGACGCCCTGCGGCACCGGGCTGTGCCACGGGTGCCCGCTCCCCGTCGTCGGCGAGGACGGCGTCGAGCGCGTCGTCCGTGCCTGCACCGAGGGTCCCGTCGTGCGCGGCGACCGCGTCCAGTGGGACGCCCTGTGA
- the def gene encoding peptide deformylase: MAVQPIRLFGDPVLRQRAIEVDDFDREVRQLVTDLTDTMLAAPGAGLAAPQIGVGLRVFTWNVDGEVGHLVNPTLELSEETQDGAEGCLSLPELTYDCIRALSVVATGFDMYGEPQRIVASDLLARAMQHETDHLDGILFIDKLDTAARKAAMKEIRESDWFGLERPTVRVSPHATHGLGL, translated from the coding sequence GTGGCCGTCCAGCCCATCCGCCTCTTCGGTGACCCCGTGCTCCGCCAGCGAGCGATCGAGGTCGACGACTTCGACCGCGAGGTCCGCCAGCTCGTCACCGACCTCACCGACACCATGCTCGCCGCGCCCGGTGCCGGCCTCGCGGCACCGCAGATCGGCGTGGGCCTGCGCGTCTTCACCTGGAACGTCGACGGCGAGGTCGGCCACCTGGTCAACCCCACCCTGGAGCTCTCCGAGGAGACCCAGGACGGCGCCGAGGGGTGCCTGTCGCTGCCCGAGCTGACCTACGACTGCATCCGCGCCCTGTCGGTGGTCGCGACGGGGTTCGACATGTACGGCGAGCCGCAGCGCATCGTGGCCTCCGACCTGCTCGCCCGCGCGATGCAGCACGAGACCGACCACCTCGACGGGATCCTGTTCATCGACAAGCTCGACACCGCAGCCCGCAAGGCGGCGATGAAGGAGATCCGCGAGTCCGACTGGTTCGGCCTCGAGCGACCGACCGTCCGGGTCAGCCCGCACGCCACCCACGGACTGGGCCTCTGA
- the mihF gene encoding integration host factor, actinobacterial type → MALPPLTPEQRQAALDKAAASRRERAEVKNRLKNSGGSVVDVLHEGQTNEVIGKMRVVELLQSVPGLGRVRARQVMERLGIAESRRVRGLGVKQVAALEREFGPDAS, encoded by the coding sequence GTGGCCTTGCCCCCTCTGACGCCCGAGCAGCGCCAGGCAGCCCTCGACAAGGCTGCGGCCTCCCGACGTGAGCGGGCCGAGGTGAAGAACCGGCTGAAGAACTCCGGCGGCTCCGTCGTCGACGTCCTCCACGAGGGCCAGACCAACGAGGTCATCGGCAAGATGCGGGTCGTGGAGCTGCTCCAGTCGGTGCCCGGCCTGGGGCGGGTGCGCGCCCGCCAGGTGATGGAGCGCCTCGGCATCGCCGAGAGCCGACGCGTGCGGGGCCTCGGCGTCAAGCAGGTCGCCGCGCTCGAGCGTGAGTTCGGCCCCGACGCGTCGTGA
- a CDS encoding primosomal protein N', giving the protein MTSREAPEADMLPGLRAAVDDARAKAAATRRRKAAAWEPAAVDPVARVLVDIALAHLDRPFDYAVPIAMAETAVPGARVKVRFAGQDVDGYVVERASRTDHTGILQPLRRVVSPEPVLAPEIAELSATIAHRYAGARSDVLRLAVPPRHAATEKLPSPPAPPAPSPPVPAAWAEVPHADAFLSHVATGGAPRAVWSAAPGDDWPAMIAEAVAATYAAGRGALVCVPDRRDVARVDAALTELLGEGHHVCLSADGGPAARYRDFLAVSRGARRVVVGTRSAAFAPVHDLGLVALWDDGDDLHAEPRAPYPHTREVLLLRAEQQGTAALLGGVARTPEAQQLVASGWAHELAVPREVLRRRVRVEAVPAEDRSVGTRIPRAAYDAIRQGLTAGPVLVQTPRAGYAASLACDTCRTPARCTACTGPLVVDGPVVPPRCRWCGHVEAPWSCPTCGGHGLRAPVRGGARTAEELGRMFPGTTVRTSSGERVVDRVDAAADLVVATVGAEPVAEGGYAAVVVLDTWLSLARDDMRAAEEALRRWLNAAALARVGGHVVAVGDPAHPALQALVRWDPAGFARREAEERSQAHLPPAARLATVTGDLGALDDVLHLLDLPDGAEVLGPVPVDDEHRVLVRVPRGSGEALSRSLGDLQRIRSARKLDPVRVQVDPLTV; this is encoded by the coding sequence ATGACCTCACGCGAAGCCCCGGAAGCAGACATGCTCCCGGGGCTTCGTGCTGCCGTGGACGACGCTCGCGCCAAGGCGGCCGCGACGCGGCGCCGGAAGGCCGCCGCGTGGGAGCCGGCCGCCGTCGATCCCGTCGCGCGGGTGCTCGTCGACATCGCCCTGGCCCACCTCGACCGCCCCTTCGACTACGCCGTCCCGATCGCCATGGCTGAGACGGCCGTGCCCGGAGCGCGGGTGAAGGTCCGCTTCGCCGGCCAGGACGTCGACGGCTATGTCGTCGAGCGGGCGAGCCGCACCGACCACACGGGCATCCTCCAGCCGCTGCGCCGGGTGGTGAGCCCCGAGCCGGTGCTGGCGCCGGAGATCGCCGAGCTCAGCGCCACGATCGCCCACCGGTACGCCGGCGCGCGCTCCGACGTGCTGCGCCTGGCGGTGCCGCCCCGCCACGCCGCCACCGAGAAGCTGCCCTCCCCGCCCGCGCCGCCCGCGCCGTCCCCGCCGGTCCCCGCGGCCTGGGCCGAGGTGCCCCACGCCGACGCGTTCCTGAGCCACGTCGCCACCGGCGGCGCCCCCCGCGCGGTCTGGTCGGCCGCCCCGGGCGACGACTGGCCGGCGATGATCGCCGAGGCCGTCGCCGCGACCTACGCCGCAGGCCGGGGCGCGCTGGTCTGCGTGCCCGACCGCCGTGACGTCGCGCGCGTCGACGCGGCGCTCACCGAGCTGCTGGGGGAGGGCCACCACGTCTGCCTGAGCGCCGACGGCGGTCCGGCCGCCCGCTACCGCGACTTCCTCGCCGTCTCGCGCGGCGCTCGGCGGGTCGTCGTCGGCACCCGCTCCGCCGCGTTCGCCCCGGTGCACGACCTCGGGCTGGTGGCGCTGTGGGACGACGGCGACGACCTGCACGCCGAGCCCCGCGCGCCCTACCCCCACACCCGCGAGGTGCTCCTGCTGCGCGCCGAGCAGCAGGGCACGGCCGCGCTGCTCGGCGGCGTCGCCCGTACGCCCGAGGCGCAGCAGCTGGTCGCGAGCGGCTGGGCCCACGAGCTGGCGGTGCCCCGCGAGGTGCTGCGCCGCCGGGTGCGGGTCGAGGCGGTGCCGGCCGAGGACCGCTCCGTCGGCACGCGCATCCCGCGGGCCGCCTACGACGCGATCCGGCAGGGACTGACCGCCGGGCCGGTGCTGGTGCAGACGCCGCGCGCCGGCTATGCCGCCTCGCTGGCCTGCGACACGTGTCGTACGCCGGCCCGGTGCACCGCGTGCACCGGCCCGCTGGTGGTCGACGGCCCCGTGGTGCCGCCGCGGTGCCGCTGGTGCGGGCACGTCGAGGCGCCGTGGTCGTGCCCGACGTGCGGCGGCCACGGCCTGCGCGCCCCCGTGCGGGGCGGGGCCCGCACCGCCGAGGAGCTGGGGCGGATGTTCCCCGGCACCACGGTCCGCACCTCCAGTGGCGAGCGCGTGGTCGACCGGGTCGACGCGGCCGCCGACCTCGTCGTCGCGACGGTCGGGGCCGAGCCGGTCGCCGAGGGGGGCTACGCGGCCGTCGTCGTCCTCGACACGTGGCTGAGCCTGGCCCGCGACGACATGCGCGCCGCGGAGGAGGCGCTGCGCCGCTGGCTCAACGCCGCCGCGCTGGCTCGGGTCGGCGGCCACGTCGTCGCCGTGGGTGACCCGGCCCATCCCGCGCTCCAGGCGCTGGTCCGGTGGGACCCGGCCGGCTTCGCGCGGCGCGAGGCCGAGGAGCGCTCCCAGGCCCACCTGCCCCCGGCCGCGCGCCTGGCGACCGTGACCGGCGACCTCGGCGCCCTCGACGACGTCCTCCACCTGCTCGACCTCCCCGACGGCGCCGAGGTGCTGGGCCCCGTCCCGGTGGACGACGAGCACCGCGTGCTGGTCCGGGTCCCTCGGGGGAGCGGCGAGGCGCTCTCGCGCTCGCTGGGCGACCTCCAGCGGATCCGCTCGGCCCGCAAGCTCGACCCCGTCCGGGTGCAGGTCGATCCGCTCACGGTCTGA
- a CDS encoding tRNA-dihydrouridine synthase, giving the protein MSAAPVVGIPGPVMVAAGCGGTGRELEAYAGPDGLAGLAFVTRSITLDPRSGGPGPRVCEVPGGLVNAVGLPNPGLEHFLATELPWLVRAGATVLVSIAGATMGEYADLARRLSRAPGVAGLEINVGAPDEAGAGLFAVREPYHAASVIAAVRREFPADRPVLAKVRPDVSRVVEGARACHEAGATAVVIGNAVPAALLDGRAGGLSGPAIAPIVLRCVAEVRRAVPEVPVVGCGGVHDLRSAEAYLDAGASAVQVGTALLHDPTTVTRLRADLAARPAPRPNARPEETR; this is encoded by the coding sequence GTGAGTGCCGCCCCCGTCGTCGGGATCCCCGGCCCGGTCATGGTCGCCGCCGGCTGCGGCGGCACCGGGCGCGAGCTCGAGGCCTACGCCGGTCCCGACGGTCTGGCCGGGCTCGCGTTCGTCACCCGCTCGATCACCCTCGACCCCCGCAGCGGCGGCCCCGGTCCGCGCGTCTGCGAGGTGCCGGGCGGGCTGGTCAACGCCGTGGGCCTGCCCAACCCCGGCCTCGAGCACTTCCTCGCCACCGAGCTGCCGTGGCTGGTGCGCGCCGGGGCCACCGTCCTCGTCTCGATCGCCGGCGCGACGATGGGGGAGTACGCCGACCTCGCCCGCCGGCTCAGCCGCGCCCCCGGGGTCGCCGGCCTCGAGATCAACGTCGGCGCGCCGGACGAGGCGGGCGCCGGGCTGTTCGCGGTGCGTGAGCCCTACCACGCGGCCAGCGTGATCGCGGCGGTGCGGCGCGAGTTCCCCGCCGACCGGCCGGTCCTGGCCAAGGTGCGTCCCGACGTGTCCCGCGTCGTCGAGGGCGCCCGCGCCTGCCACGAGGCGGGCGCGACGGCCGTCGTGATCGGAAACGCCGTCCCCGCCGCCCTGCTCGACGGGCGGGCGGGCGGGCTCAGCGGGCCCGCGATCGCGCCGATCGTCCTGCGCTGCGTCGCGGAGGTGCGCCGCGCCGTGCCCGAGGTGCCCGTCGTCGGGTGTGGTGGCGTGCACGACCTGCGCTCGGCCGAGGCCTACCTCGACGCCGGCGCGAGCGCCGTGCAGGTCGGCACCGCTCTGCTCCACGACCCCACGACCGTCACCCGGCTGCGCGCCGACCTCGCAGCCCGACCCGCGCCCCGACCGAATGCCCGACCCGAGGAGACCCGATGA
- the rpoZ gene encoding DNA-directed RNA polymerase subunit omega has translation MASPTIAAEGVTNPSIDDLLTKTDSKYKLVLYSAQRARQINAYYSQLGEGLLEYVGPLVDTHVQEKPLSIALREINDDLLTCEDIDPAAEAAAAEAAAGDATE, from the coding sequence GTGGCTTCTCCCACCATCGCCGCCGAGGGCGTCACCAACCCCTCGATCGACGACCTGCTCACCAAGACCGACAGCAAGTACAAGCTGGTGCTCTACAGCGCCCAGCGTGCCCGCCAGATCAACGCCTACTACTCCCAGCTCGGCGAGGGCCTGCTGGAGTACGTCGGCCCGCTCGTCGACACCCACGTGCAGGAGAAGCCGCTGTCGATCGCGCTCCGCGAGATCAACGACGACCTCCTGACCTGCGAGGACATCGACCCCGCCGCCGAGGCCGCTGCCGCCGAGGCCGCTGCCGGCGACGCCACGGAGTGA
- a CDS encoding quinone-dependent dihydroorotate dehydrogenase: MGAYDIVFERGLTRIDPERAHHAAFRAIRAATPVTARALRVPSAPVQALGLSFPHPLGLAAGFDKNAVGIDGLAALGFGHVEIGTVTGEAQPGNPAPRLFRLTDDRAIVNRMGFNNDGAEVVARRLAAWRAEGGSTVLGVNIGKTKVVPEEEAARDYEKSAGLLAPYADYLVVNVSSPNTPGLRDLQAVEKLEPLLGAVRRRADEVRPDDRVPLLVKIAPDLSDDDVLAVADLALATGLDGIIATNTTISRDGLATPAARVQEVGAGGLSGRPLTQRSEDVVRMLRERVGPGLTLIGVGGITTVDDARRRLAAGADLLQAYTAFVYEGPLWPRRIVRGLATDG, translated from the coding sequence GTGGGGGCCTACGACATCGTCTTCGAGCGGGGCCTGACCCGGATCGACCCCGAGCGGGCGCACCACGCCGCGTTCCGGGCGATCCGGGCGGCGACGCCCGTGACGGCCCGGGCCCTCCGCGTCCCGTCCGCGCCCGTGCAGGCCCTCGGCCTGAGCTTCCCCCATCCCCTCGGCCTGGCCGCCGGCTTCGACAAGAACGCCGTCGGGATCGACGGGCTCGCCGCGCTCGGCTTCGGCCACGTCGAGATCGGCACCGTCACCGGTGAGGCACAGCCCGGCAACCCCGCGCCACGGCTCTTCCGGCTCACCGACGACCGGGCGATCGTCAACCGGATGGGGTTCAACAACGACGGCGCGGAGGTCGTGGCCCGGCGGCTGGCGGCCTGGCGCGCGGAGGGCGGCTCGACCGTCCTCGGCGTCAACATCGGCAAGACCAAGGTCGTCCCCGAGGAGGAGGCCGCCCGCGACTACGAGAAGTCGGCCGGCCTGCTCGCCCCCTACGCCGACTACCTCGTCGTCAACGTGTCCTCGCCCAACACGCCCGGCCTGCGCGACCTCCAGGCGGTGGAGAAGCTCGAGCCGCTGCTGGGCGCCGTACGCCGTCGCGCCGACGAGGTGCGCCCCGACGACCGGGTGCCGCTGCTGGTGAAGATCGCGCCCGACCTCAGCGACGACGACGTGCTGGCCGTGGCCGACCTCGCCCTCGCCACCGGGCTCGACGGCATCATCGCCACCAACACCACGATCAGCCGCGACGGCCTCGCCACTCCCGCCGCCCGCGTGCAGGAGGTCGGCGCCGGCGGGCTGAGCGGGCGTCCGCTGACCCAGCGCTCCGAGGACGTCGTGCGGATGCTCCGCGAGCGCGTGGGCCCCGGCCTCACCCTCATCGGGGTCGGCGGCATCACCACCGTCGACGACGCGCGGCGTCGGCTCGCGGCCGGCGCCGACCTGCTGCAGGCCTACACGGCGTTCGTCTACGAGGGTCCGCTGTGGCCGCGCCGGATCGTGCGGGGTCTCGCCACGGATGGCTGA